Part of the Vulpes vulpes isolate BD-2025 chromosome 13, VulVul3, whole genome shotgun sequence genome, ACCTGATCCTCCCTGTTTAGTTTCAGAGACCAGAAGAAACAGCTACTTAAGATGTTACACAGAGCCCAACTGAGAGCACTTGTGAACTCCATACCTTGGTGGTACTTTGAAGGAAAGGAAGGTTATTTCTCCCTACGCCACATTCAGGCACCACCCTTTGTGGGAATTAACTCCAGGGTTCAAGCCAGCTGggttgttctctctccctctaatctGAAACCACAGCTTGGAGAAGTCGATGCCATCAAGACATTCTCACTCTCAGAAGTGACTAAAGTTCCAGGATGGACACAGCAATATTTTATACAAGTGCATAAATATGTACaatagatgttaaaaaaaaaacagtctctaaAGCACTTTGGGATTCCCCCAGTGAAAGGCACCAAATAAATGCAAGTCATTACTAAAACGGAAAGTCCAGTTTTTTAGCTTTCGCATCTGTCAAGAGTAACCACTAGCGGTCTCTTTTTTGGTGGTAAGACCTGCCTGTTGAAAAAATACTCATGAGAGTGACTGAGTTATTCTGCCTCCTTCCTTGTTTCAGCTTTTCACAGGCTTTATGGTCAGTGACCATGGACACCATGCTCAGTGCCCCGAGAACTATGATCCTTGACAAACTGAACAGTGCTCACAAATTTGTACCATCACCTGCCTTCCGTGCAGCTGGGGTAATTTTGTAAATTCTCTGCCATCTAGTGCTGGAAACATGAGCCAAATCTGGTGGTCCATGTACACCATGTGCaaactctaaaaaacaaaccTGCTCTTCTGACTGGGAAGCCAGTCGCCCCCAAGTCATCTCACCTTTTCTGATGCTTTTGACAAAGAGACGTGGATGGTAGACCACCAGGCATGAGGAGGTGGCCACCTCTATGCCCCCTGTGAGGCTCCAGTCTCATGGGAGGATTTGAATCGGAGACTCAAGGGTGTGAGGGACTAGTGCATTCATCCAACCAACTGCCCACTCTGTAGAAGCTACAGCAACTATAAGTAACAAATCCTTCTGACAGAATCCTGAGGTATGTATCTTCTTCAACCAGCTAAGATTAAAAATGGACGTCTTTAGAGAAGCCCCAAACCTTAGATAGAAAGCCTGCCTAACTCCTCACTTACACCCCTGGATTCAGTAGCCTTTCCAAAGACCAAACAGTAATGGAAGCCAACTGAAGAACCACCTGATTACCTAGAGAATTATGTTACAAAGCTGCCCTAGGTTCCCTTCACCATGTTGTGTGCTAGTTTGACTGAAGAAGAGGCAGGAGGGCATTGTGGAGAAGGAAAGCGTTCTCAACTTTCAACACaagtttaaaaattgaaaggTCTTTTAAGTAGCAGTAAGCTTTTCAAGAAGTTTGCAGTTATCTATGACATTTTATGAAGTAAcgatattttattttacaactcTTTCTTTgctcctggcctctacccaccttCTCCCAACAAAAGGTCATTGAAATGAAAGTAAGCACTACAGTATTTCTGTCCTGGGTTAGCCACACAGACTTCATTCATGCATGTCTGTATTTTGAGTACACTCTTCCACACTGCCGGGTTTCCCTGTCATACCAGGAACTGCAGGGCAATTAGAGCATCATATCTAACATACTGTATCCTAGAAGCAAAATGATCTAGGTAAATTCTGCTCTGATATAAAGGGGCTCTCATTTTATGAGCTTCCAGAGGAGGCAACAAAGTTCCCAAGCTACGGCCCTCGCTAGCGATCTAATAGTGTTTGCCTCAGGGAGCTAAAACGACAGTATACCTCTTTTTAGTTGAGAAAGACAAGAAGACCTTATTtctaaacatcttaaaaaataaatatttcaagaaacaTGCTTATATCTAAGACACAGCAAATTTTCATCAAATGGCCTAGAGCAGGAACCTCAGCCAGAAATAAATGTCTCTATGGCCACTCTTGGAAAGATGAAGGCCTGACTTTGAAAGGTCTTCAGATATCCCACGATTTGGCCTATTTAGCTGAAGCCCTGTCCCTAATGCTTCTcttcttggaaaacaaaacaaaacaaaacaaaacaaaacaaaacaaaaagaaagcttcaATCATCACTACATGTCTAACTGAGTCACATTCTCTAAAGGCGACATTTACAAGATGAACATCAGTGTACATCATCCTAAAGGTGACCCGTGTGCCCATGCAAGCCACAGAGCTACAGATTATTTGTAAAAACAACACACGGACTTGCATCGGTCATGTGTGCTTAACTTCACATTCTTTGTTTTGGTAACAAAACTAAATGAAAGCGGTGGCTAAAGGACTGAGATTTTGTTTTCACCTGACTGAGCAAAAATCCCATCACATTCTTGCTGAACCCACAGATGTGTTTTCACTGGATGGACTTGTGGGAGCATTTTGTACAAAACTCACATCATGACAACCTCAGAGACAAGAGCACAAACAACTCACAGACAGTACTGGACCACGAGCACTAGAGTAGAGCacacaacaaacagaaaaattagcATTCTGGGTGGTACTCCTCTGGCAGAAAGGTGAACATTTTATGCCCACGAAGCAAAGACCAGTGAGTGTCATTTCATTGAAGGGTGCAAGGGCATGGTGTCTGACACAACATCCTCTAAAAATGATTCTAAATACTTGTAAAAGCAACCTGGGGTGCATATCCCATGCATCTCTCCCCTTTAGGGTTGGGTGTACTTCTTACACCATAACCACAAGGTGCCTGAACTGTGCCAGAGGCACGAGAGGCAACTCAGCAGTGTGGGTTTGAAGATGACAAGTCCTCTCAGCTAATGTGGGGAATCATTTAAACTTAGTTCACTTGGTGAGCTCCTGCTCATATTTGTCAGGCTTGCCATGAGGGATTTAACTTTATGGGCATAGTAGTCCCTTAAATTGATGGAAGGGACCTCCTTCATTCCGTCTCCGAAGTCACAGCTGCGCATGGCACTCTCAAGCTGCTTTTGGCGCCGATAAAAGTGGGAGAACTTATTGAAGATCAAGGTGATGGGCAGCACCACCACCAGGATACCTGCCAGGATGCAGGCAGAGGCGGTCAGCTTCCCGGCTGTAGTTCCAGGGACCACATCCCCATATCCCACAGTGGTCATACTGACGGTGGCCCACCACCAGCAGGCGGGGATGGTGGTGAGGCCCTCATTCTCCTCCTTTTCAATGGTGTAGGCCACAACGGAGAAGATAGAAATCCCCACGGAGAGATAGAGCAACAGCAGCCCTACTTCTTTGTAGCTGTATTTCAGGGTGGCCCCCAGGGAGCGGAGGCCAGTGGAGTGTCTAGCCAGCTTCAAGATGCGAAAAATCCTCATCAGCCTCAGGACCTGGGCCACCCTGCCCAAGTTGGCCAAGGTCGGCGTACTCTCCACCACCAGATTCACTACCAGAGTGATGTAAAAGGGGACGATGGACATGAGGTCAATGAGGTTTAGGGCGTTCTTGAAGAACTTGAGGAAGTCAGGGGCCACAGCAAACCTGGCCACCAGCTCAAACGTGAACCAGGCAATGCCAAAATGCTCCACAATTTCGAACCTGGGGTCCTCTGCGGGGTTGCCCTGGCTGTCAGCTATCTGGAAGTCTGGCAGGCTGTTCAGGCACATGGTGATGATGGACCCCAGCACCACCAGGATGGACAGGACGCTGAAGATCCTGCTCAAGAGCGAGTAGCCGGGGTTGTCCAGCGCCAGCCACAGCCGCCTGCGGAGGCTGCCCAGCGGCTGCCCGTCAAACTTGGAGGCGTCGCTGTAGAAAGCCAGGATCTCGTCGAAGGAGGACGTGGTGCTGTCCTGGTCGCTCTGCTCGTCCCACTTCTCCTGCTCCGGCTCCACTTTGCGGCCGTGGTAGCTGTAGCTGCAGCAGGAGTCGATGAAGAACTCGTTGATGCCCCAGTACTCGATCTCCTGGCTGAAGGAGAAGACGCACAGCTCCGCCATGACGTGGAGCTTGCCGGTGCGGTAGAAGTGCAGCACGTAGGGGAGCAGCTCGGGGTTGCGGTCGAAGTAGAACTCACGCTGGGCCTCGTCGTAGTCGTCGCAGAGCTCCAGGGCGGCCTCGCGCGAGCGGCAGCGCAGCAGGCGGCCCAGGCGCGTCTCGGGGAAGCGCAGCAGCGTGTGCGAGCGCAGCCGCCGCCGGGAGCCTCCCACGTTGATGCGGACCTCGCCGTCCTCCACGCCAGCCTCGGCGCCCCGCGGGCTCCGGCGGGTCATGCTGGAGACTCCGCCGCGCGTGCCGCGGGGGCGCTACACCTGCGGGCGGAGGACACCGCGCCCCGTGAGCCGCGCCCTCGGGCACCCGGACCCTCCCCGGCGGGCGTCGGGCACCCGGACCCTCCCCGGCGGGCGTCGGGCACCCGGACCCTCCCCGGCGGGCATCGGGCACTGGGGCCTGCGGCCGCTGGGACGGGGACAGGCTCGGGGGTTTGGCCCCTTCCCGGAAGGGCTGCGGAGGAGCGGGGCCGCGCCCCCACCCTCGCCCCGGGGTCCTGTGGAGGGCGCGGGGGCGGAAAGCCGACCTGGCCCGCAGGCGCGCGGAggagccgcccccgcccgcccgccgcagGCAGGCGGGACTGgacccgggatcctgggatgcgctggggcagggctgggccgaGGCGGGGGCGCGCGGCCCGTGTCCGTCAGCCCAGGCTGCGGGTGGGGGACCGGCCTGGCGTCCCCTTGTCCAGCCCTCGAGACCGCAGCCCCTCACTCCGCGCCCGCCCGGCGCCGCCCTGCCCGGGGGGCTGCCAGGGCTCACCCTGCGCGTTCTGGAAGCGCTTACCTGCGAGCACGGGGGCCCGCGGCCGAGGCCGGCGGGAAACTTCCCCGACCTGCGTGTTGGCATCGCCGCGGCCGGCTGTGCGTGTGCGCGCGGGAGCGCCCGGGTGTGCGCCGGGGTGTGCGCCGGAGTGTGCGCCcgcgggccggcgggcggggtCCGCCGAGCGTCTCCCGCGGTCTCCGGCCCGAGATGCCGCCGCCGCTCGCGGCCGCGGGAGGCTCCCAGGTGGCTGCGTGGCCCCGCAGCTCGCAGAGCCCTTCTCCCGGCCCGCGCGCCCCTCGGCCCCGAGCGAGAAGCAGCCCGCGCCGCAGGCGCCCGCAGGAGCCGGTGCTGAACGGACAGCTCCacgcgccccggccccgggcccgccgccccggccccggagccgcagccgccgccgccccggcttCTCGGCGCTCAACCCGAGCGTCCCTGCGCCCTCTCTGCGCTCCTGCGGCGAGGCAGGGCCGGCACCTTCCCTGTCTCGGTGACAGCTGTTCACTCCCAGGGCGCAGGCAGGGGACTGCCTACGGCGACCTTTCCCCTCTGGGCGCCGGTGAGAGCCCAGCCGGGGAAGGGGGGGGGTGGCTTGCTGAGCCTGCGGAAGGGCTCCAGGAACCCCAGGCTTCCCCTTTTAGGGGTCTGATGAAAAGTTTCCTGAAGCTGGGGGTGGGCGTTGGGGAAAGGCAtcgggagggaagaaaggagcagGGAAGCCCGAGGTCAGCTCATTTTAGCTTGCCCGGGCCGGGATCCACCTCCTGGGAAGCAAAGAGTCCTTTCGGGGAATTCTGTGTGGACGCCCTGTGTATAGTGTACAGGCCGGTGCGGTGTGCGGGCTTTAAAGGACGgtgggggctgtgtgtgtgtaagtCTGAGGACTGTAGGATTTTTCAATGTCTGCGTGTGCAGTGCTGATAAAAATGGAAACCGTGAAGGGTGAGGAGGTGTGTACAGTATGTCAGAACAGGAGATATAGGGCATGTCAGTGTAGTGCATCACAATGGGTGACTATGTGTGCTGTATAGTGTAGCATTCAGTGGGACTGACAGGG contains:
- the KCNS2 gene encoding delayed-rectifier potassium channel regulatory subunit KCNS2 — encoded protein: MTRRSPRGAEAGVEDGEVRINVGGSRRRLRSHTLLRFPETRLGRLLRCRSREAALELCDDYDEAQREFYFDRNPELLPYVLHFYRTGKLHVMAELCVFSFSQEIEYWGINEFFIDSCCSYSYHGRKVEPEQEKWDEQSDQDSTTSSFDEILAFYSDASKFDGQPLGSLRRRLWLALDNPGYSLLSRIFSVLSILVVLGSIITMCLNSLPDFQIADSQGNPAEDPRFEIVEHFGIAWFTFELVARFAVAPDFLKFFKNALNLIDLMSIVPFYITLVVNLVVESTPTLANLGRVAQVLRLMRIFRILKLARHSTGLRSLGATLKYSYKEVGLLLLYLSVGISIFSVVAYTIEKEENEGLTTIPACWWWATVSMTTVGYGDVVPGTTAGKLTASACILAGILVVVLPITLIFNKFSHFYRRQKQLESAMRSCDFGDGMKEVPSINLRDYYAHKVKSLMASLTNMSRSSPSELSLNDSPH
- the LOC112916946 gene encoding uncharacterized protein, with amino-acid sequence MLETPPRVPRGRYTCGRRTPRPVSRALGHPDPPRRASGTRTLPGGRRAPGPSPAGIGHWGLRPLGRGQARGFGPFPEGLRRSGAAPPPSPRGPVEGAGAESRPGPQARGGAAPARPPQAGGTGPGILGCAGAGLGRGGGARPVSVSPGCGWGTGLASPCPALETAAPHSAPARRRPARGAARAHPARSGSAYLRARGPAAEAGGKLPRPACWHRRGRLCVCARERPGVRRGVRRSVRPRAGGRGPPSVSRGLRPEMPPPLAAAGGSQVAAWPRSSQSPSPGPRAPRPRARSSPRRRRPQEPVLNGQLHAPRPRARRPGPGAAAAAAPASRRSTRASLRPLCAPAARQGRHLPCLGDSCSLPGRRQGTAYGDLSPLGAEIYKKKMKNTQWENEQHIQTAKHISFLNPWLLWNRPTPTFLLTFHLELKDWKFLLGRKLGT